One genomic segment of Ricinus communis isolate WT05 ecotype wild-type chromosome 5, ASM1957865v1, whole genome shotgun sequence includes these proteins:
- the LOC8279864 gene encoding thylakoid lumenal protein TL20.3, chloroplastic isoform X1, which translates to MAFTSISPLSIKSVNISPSSSRSPYHLPSQSKPFHILCQLATEREDRILDCSTTRYKVHHSKPKNWRTLVSTALAAAAAVNLGFGSPAAADLNKFEAELRGEFGIGSAAQFGSADLRKAVHVNENFRRANFTSADMRESDFSGSTFNGAYLEKAVAYKANFTGADLSDTLMDRMVLNEANLTNAVLVRSVLTRSDLGGAIIEGADFSDAVIDLTQKQALCKYANGTNSITGVSTRKSLGCGNSRRNAYGSPSSPLLSAPPQKLLDRDGFCDEATGLCDAK; encoded by the exons ATGGCATTCACTTCTATATCCCCATTATCCATTAAATCCGTAAACATATCTCCTTCATCCTCAAGATCTCCATACCATCTGCCCTCTCAATCCAAGCCATTTCACATACTTTGTCAACTAGCCACAGAAAGAGAAGACCGAATTCTTG ATTGTTCCACAACTAGATACAAGGTTCATCATTCTAAACCCAAGAACTGGAGAACATTAGTTTCAACTGCATTGgcagctgctgctgctgttaaCTTGGGCTTTGGTTCGCCTGCTGCTGCTGATCTCAACAAGTTTGAAGCAGAGCTTCGAGGTGAATTTGGTATAGGATCAGCTGCCCAGTTTGGCTCTGCAGATCTCAG GAAAGCAGTGCATGTGAATGAAAATTTCAG AAGAGCCAATTTCACATCAGCTGATATGAGAGAATCTGACTTTAGCGGTTCAACATTCAATGGTGCATACCTGGAGAAAGCAGTTGCTTACAAGGCAAATTTTACAG GTGCAGATCTGAGCGACACCTTAATGGATCGAATG GTTCTCAATGAAGCTAATCTCACCAACGCAGTGCTTGTTAGATCGGTCCTCACTCGAAGTGATCTCGGAGGTGCCATCATTGAAGGTGCTGACTTCAGTGATGCTGTTATAGATCTCACACAGAAGCAG GCGCTTTGCAAGTATGCAAATGGAACAAATTCGATCACAGGGGTAAGCACCAGAAAAAGCTTAGGTTGCGGAAACAGCAGGCGAAATGCATATGGCAGTCCATCTTCTCCACTTTTAAGCGCTCCACCTCAGAAACTACTTGATCGCGATGGTTTCTGCGATGAAGCCACTGGTCTTTGTGATGCAAAGTGA
- the LOC8279865 gene encoding NAC domain-containing protein 7, translating into MNAFSHVPPGFRFHPTDEELVDYYLRKKVASKRIDLDVIKDVDLYKIEPWDLQELCKIPGTEEQNEWYFFSHKDKKYPTGTRTNRATKAGFWKATGRDKAIYARHSLIGMRKTLVFYKGRAPNGQKSDWIMHEYRLETNENGTPQEEGWVVCRVFKKRMPTVRKVGEYDSPCWYDDQVSFMPELDSPRRITQPYATFLHHYPCKQEFELQQYSIPHDPFLQLPQLESPKVPQSAASANCGSVVPYGYDRNNGSTLQSSTLTQEEQVQQTHHQNLNSIYHNNGEQAVDQVTDWRVLDKFVASQLSHEDNASKEGNYSNAAAAAFHVAQQMNLLANESKRPELVQEYASTSRSSCQIDLWK; encoded by the exons ATGAATGCCTTTTCGCATGTTCCCCCAGGCTTTAGATTCCATCCAACGGATGAGGAACTTGTTGATTACTATCTCAGAAAAAAAGTAGCTTCAAAAAGGATTGATCTTGATGTTATCAAGGATGTTGATCTTTATAAGATTGAGCCATGGGATCTTCAAG aGTTATGCAAAATTCCAGGAACTGAAGAGCAGAATGAATGGTATTTCTTCAGCCACAAAGATAAGAAATATCCGACTGGAACTCGAACTAATAGAGCAACAAAAGCTGGGTTCTGGAAAGCTACAGGAAGAGACAAGGCCATCTATGCGAGGCATAGCTTGATTGGCATGAGAAAAACCTTAGTTTTCTACAAAGGTAGAGCTCCAAATGGACAAAAGTCTGACTGGATCATGCATGAATATCGACTAGAAACAAATGAAAATGGAACTCCTCAG GAAGAAGGATGGGTAGTGTGCAGGGTTTTCAAGAAAAGAATGCCAACAGTGAGGAAAGTTGGCGAGTATGACTCTCCCTGTTGGTACGATGACCAGGTCTCATTCATGCCAGAACTTGATTCTCCAAGGCGAATAACTCAACCTTATGCAACATTCCTTCATCATTATCCCTGCAAGCAAGAGTTTGAATTACAGCAATACAGTATACCTCATGACCCTTTCCTCCAGCTTCCTCAACTAGAGAGCCCTAAAGTTCCACAGTCAGCTGCCAGCGCGAATTGCGGCTCAGTAGTTCCATATGGTTATGACAGGAACAATGGGAGCACCTTGCAGTCCTCAACTCTTACACAGGAAGAACAAGTTCAACAAACCCATCACCAAAATTTGAACTCAATTTACCATAACAATGGTGAGCAAGCTGTAGATCAAGTAACTGATTGGCGGGTTCTTGACAAGTTCGTCGCGTCTCAGCTGAGCCATGAGGATAATGCTTCCAAGGAAGGCAACTACTCAAATGCCGCCGCGGCAGCCTTTCATGTGGCCCAGCAGATGAATTTGCTTGCTAATGAATCAAAAAGGCCTGAACTTGTGCAGGAATACGCCTCGACGTCCAGATCAAGTTGCCAAATTGATCTATGGAAATGA
- the LOC8279864 gene encoding thylakoid lumenal protein TL20.3, chloroplastic isoform X2: MRESDFSGSTFNGAYLEKAVAYKANFTGADLSDTLMDRMVLNEANLTNAVLVRSVLTRSDLGGAIIEGADFSDAVIDLTQKQALCKYANGTNSITGVSTRKSLGCGNSRRNAYGSPSSPLLSAPPQKLLDRDGFCDEATGLCDAK; encoded by the exons ATGAGAGAATCTGACTTTAGCGGTTCAACATTCAATGGTGCATACCTGGAGAAAGCAGTTGCTTACAAGGCAAATTTTACAG GTGCAGATCTGAGCGACACCTTAATGGATCGAATG GTTCTCAATGAAGCTAATCTCACCAACGCAGTGCTTGTTAGATCGGTCCTCACTCGAAGTGATCTCGGAGGTGCCATCATTGAAGGTGCTGACTTCAGTGATGCTGTTATAGATCTCACACAGAAGCAG GCGCTTTGCAAGTATGCAAATGGAACAAATTCGATCACAGGGGTAAGCACCAGAAAAAGCTTAGGTTGCGGAAACAGCAGGCGAAATGCATATGGCAGTCCATCTTCTCCACTTTTAAGCGCTCCACCTCAGAAACTACTTGATCGCGATGGTTTCTGCGATGAAGCCACTGGTCTTTGTGATGCAAAGTGA